A stretch of Ursus arctos isolate Adak ecotype North America unplaced genomic scaffold, UrsArc2.0 scaffold_4, whole genome shotgun sequence DNA encodes these proteins:
- the LOC125281506 gene encoding keratin-associated protein 12-1-like, producing the protein MCHTSCSTGCQQACCMPSSCQASCPGSLDCIPTCCTPPGCQGSCSAPRVALLCQPVCGSAISCQSACGCPSLCCPVACGQASSGSSACCVPSSCQTTCYVPSSCQTTCCVPSSCQASCSVPSPSQVSCSVPIPSQVSCSVPVICRPAVCLPVSCKPAVCLPVSCKPIVYVASSLQSSGGCQPSCPTLVCRPVPCGTPNCC; encoded by the coding sequence ATGTGCCACACCAGCTGCTCCACGGGCTGCCAGCAGGCCTGCTGCATGCCCAGCTCCTGCCAGGCATCCTGCCCTGGTTCCCTGGACTGCATCCCCACCTGCTGCACTCCTCCAGGCTGCCAGGGCTCCTGCAGTGCCCCCCGCGTGGCTCTGCTGTGCCAGCCTGTGTGCGGCTCAGCCATCTCCTGCCAGTCAGCCTGTGGCTGCCCATCCCTATGCTGCCCAGTGGCCTGTGGCCAGGCCTCCTCCGGCAGCTCAGCCTGCTGTGTGCCCAGCTCCTGCCAGACGACCTGCTATGTGCCCAGCTCCTGCCAGACAACCTGCTGTGTGCCCAGCTCCTGCCAGGCgtcctgctctgtgcccagccccagccaggtGTCCTGCTCCGTGCCCATCCCCAGCCAGGTGTCCTGCTCCGTGCCTGTGATCTGCAGGCCTGCCGTGTGCCTGCCTGTGAGCTGCAAGCCTGCTGTATGCCTTCCTGTGAGCTGCAAGCCCATCGTGTATGTGGCTTCCTCCCTCCAGTCCTCTGGGGGCTGCCAGCCCTCCTGTCCCACCCTGGTCTGCAGGCCTGTTCCCTGCGGCACCCCTAACTGCTGCTGA
- the LOC113255585 gene encoding keratin-associated protein 10-1-like isoform X1 — translation MATSTLSVCSSDLSYGSRVCLPGSCDSCPDSPWQVDDCPESCCEPPCCAPTCCAPSSCLTLLCTPASCVSSPCQSACTSSCQPSCCSSSPCQEDCCVSVCCKPVCCTPVCCKPVCCTPVCCKTSPSCCQQSSCQPSCCSSSPCQEDSCVSVCCKPVCCTPVCCETSPCSSSSCCQPPSCTSSCQPSCGSSSPCQEDCCKPVCCTPVCCKPPVCCTPVCCTPVCSGASPCSAPSFCQPSPCSSSCCRPSSCVSLLCRPVCRPACCVPASSCCAPTSSCQPSCCRRASCVSLLCRPVCSRQACCIPASAQKSCC, via the exons atggCCACGTCCACCCTGTCCGTCTGCTCCAGCGACCTGAGCTACGGCAGCCGCGTCTGCCTGCCCGGCTCCTGTGACTCCTGCCCCGACTCCCCCTGGCAGGTGGACGACTGCCCAGAGAGCTGCTGCGAGCCCCCCTGCTGCGCCCCCACCTGCTGcgcccccagctcctgcctgaccctcctctgcacccctgcGAGCTGTGTGTCCAGCCCCTGCCAATCAGCCTGCACCAGCTCCTGCCAGCCCTCCTGCtgcagctcctccccctgccaggaagactgctgtgtgtctgtctgctgcAAGCCTGTGTGCTGCACCCCCGTCTGCTGCAAGCCCGTCtgctgcacccctgtctgctgcaaGACCTCCCCCTCATGCTGCCAGCAGTCTAGCTGCCAGCCCTCCTGCtgcagctcctccccctgccaggaagacagctgtgtgtctgtctgctgcAAGCCCGTCTGCTGCACCCCTGTCTGTTGCGagacctccccctgctcatcctccTCATGCTGCCAGCCCCCCT CCTGCACCAGCTCCTGCCAGCCCTCCTGTggcagctcctccccctgccaggaaGACTGCTGCAAGCCCGTGTGCTGCACCCCTGTGTGCTGCAAGCCC CCCGTCtgctgcacccctgtctgctgcacccctgtctgctcaggggcctccccctgctctgccccctccttctgccagcccagcccctgctcctcgTCCTGCTGCAGACCCTCCTCCTGCGTGTCCCTGCTCTGCCGCCCCGTGTGCAGACCCGCCTGCTGCGTGCCCGCCTCCTCCTGCtgtgcccccacctcctcctgccagcccagctgctgccGCCGGGCCTCCTGCGTGTCCCTGCTCTGCCGCCCCGTGTGCTCCCGCCAGGCCTGCTGCATCCCCGCCTCGGCCCAGAAGTCCTGCTGCTGA
- the LOC130542655 gene encoding keratin-associated protein 12-2-like, whose amino-acid sequence MCHTSCSMGCQASCSTPSSSQTSCYVPVSCQPTVSVPVSCQSAVSVPVSCQPTVSVPVSCQSAVSVPVSCQSSVSVPLSCQPSVSMPVISKPAMYVVPSSQSSVCAPVSYKPLVFVALSSQSSGGCQPTRPTLLCRPTSCSTPCCL is encoded by the coding sequence ATGTGCCACACCAGCTGCTCCATGGGCTGCCAGGCTTCCTGCAgcacccccagctcctcccagacGTCCTGCTATGTGCCCGTGAGCTGCCAGCCCACCGTGTCCGTGCCCGTGAGTTGCCAGTCTGCTGTGTCCGTGCCCGTGAGCTGCCAGCCCACCGTGTCCGTGCCCGTGAGCTGCCAGTCTGCCGTGTCCGTGCCCGTGAGTTGCCAGTCCTCTGTGTCTGTGCCCTTGAGCTGCCAGCCCTCTGTGTCCATGCCTGTGATTAGCAAGCCTGCCATGTATGTTGTCCCCTCCTCCCAGTCCTCTGTGTGTGCGCCCGTGAGCTACAAGCCTCTAGTGTTCGTGGCCCTCTCCAGCCAGTCGTCCGGGGGCTGCCAGCCCACCCGCCCCACCCTGCTCTGCAGACCCACCTCCTGTAGCACCCCATGCTGCCTCTGA
- the LOC113255585 gene encoding keratin-associated protein 10-12-like isoform X3 yields MATSTLSVCSSDLSYGSRVCLPGSCDSCPDSPWQVDDCPESCCEPPCCAPTCCAPSSCLTLLCTPASCVSSPCQSACTSSCQPSCCSSSPCQEDCCVSVCCKPVCCTPVCCKPVCCTPVCCKTSPSCCQQSSCQPSCCSSSPCQEDSCVSPVCCTPVCCTPVCSGASPCSAPSFCQPSPCSSSCCRPSSCVSLLCRPVCRPACCVPASSCCAPTSSCQPSCCRRASCVSLLCRPVCSRQACCIPASAQKSCC; encoded by the exons atggCCACGTCCACCCTGTCCGTCTGCTCCAGCGACCTGAGCTACGGCAGCCGCGTCTGCCTGCCCGGCTCCTGTGACTCCTGCCCCGACTCCCCCTGGCAGGTGGACGACTGCCCAGAGAGCTGCTGCGAGCCCCCCTGCTGCGCCCCCACCTGCTGcgcccccagctcctgcctgaccctcctctgcacccctgcGAGCTGTGTGTCCAGCCCCTGCCAATCAGCCTGCACCAGCTCCTGCCAGCCCTCCTGCtgcagctcctccccctgccaggaagactgctgtgtgtctgtctgctgcAAGCCTGTGTGCTGCACCCCCGTCTGCTGCAAGCCCGTCtgctgcacccctgtctgctgcaaGACCTCCCCCTCATGCTGCCAGCAGTCTAGCTGCCAGCCCTCCTGCtgcagctcctccccctgccaggaagacagctgtgtgtct CCCGTCtgctgcacccctgtctgctgcacccctgtctgctcaggggcctccccctgctctgccccctccttctgccagcccagcccctgctcctcgTCCTGCTGCAGACCCTCCTCCTGCGTGTCCCTGCTCTGCCGCCCCGTGTGCAGACCCGCCTGCTGCGTGCCCGCCTCCTCCTGCtgtgcccccacctcctcctgccagcccagctgctgccGCCGGGCCTCCTGCGTGTCCCTGCTCTGCCGCCCCGTGTGCTCCCGCCAGGCCTGCTGCATCCCCGCCTCGGCCCAGAAGTCCTGCTGCTGA
- the LOC113256755 gene encoding keratin-associated protein 10-7-like gives MAASTLSVCSSDLSYGSRVCLPGSCDSCPDSSWQVDDCPESCCEPPCCAPTCCAPSCCKPVCCTPVCCKPVCCTPICCKPVCYTPVCCKTSPCSSSSCCQPPCCALSSCLTLLCTPASCVSSPCQSACTSSCQPSCCSSSPCQEDCCKPVCCTPVCCKPVCCTPVCSGASPCSAPSCCQPSPCSSSCCRPSSCVSLLCRPVCRPACCVPASSCCAPTSSCQPSSCRRASCVSLLCRPVCSRQACCIPASAQKSCC, from the exons atggccGCGTCCACCCTGTCCGTCTGCTCCAGCGACCTGAGCTACGGCAGCCGCGTCTGCCTGCCCGGCTCCTGTGACTCCTGCCCCGACTCCTCCTGGCAAGTGGACGACTGCCCAGAGAGCTGCTGCGAGCCCCCCTGCTGCGCCCCCACCTGCTGTGCCCCCAG ctgctgcaagcccgtctgctgcacccctgtctgctgcaagccCGTCTGCTGCACCCCTATCTGCTGCAAGCCTGTGTGCTACACCCCTGTCTGCTGCAagacctccccctgctcatcctccTCATGCTGCCAGCCCCCCTGCTGCGCCCTCAGCTCCTGCCTGAccctcctctgcacccctgcAAGCTGTGTGTCCAGCCCCTGCCAATCAGCCTGCACCAGCTCCTGCCAGCCCTCCTGCtgcagctcctccccctgccaggaaGACTGCTGCAAGCCCGTGTGCTGCACCCCTGTGTGCTGCAAGCCCGTCtgctgcacccctgtctgctcgggggcctccccctgctctgccccctcctgctgccagcccagcccctgctcctcgTCCTGCTGCAGACCCTCCTCCTGCGTGTCCCTGCTCTGCCGCCCCGTGTGCAGACCCGCCTGCTGCGTGCCCGCCTCCTCCTGCtgtgcccccacctcctcctgccaGCCCAGCAGCTGCCGCCGGGCCTCCTGCGTGTCCCTGCTCTGCCGCCCCGTGTGCTCCCGCCAGGCCTGCTGCATCCCCGCCTCGGCCCAGAAGTCCTGCTGCTGA
- the LOC113255585 gene encoding keratin-associated protein 10-1-like isoform X2, giving the protein MATSTLSVCSSDLSYGSRVCLPGSCDSCPDSPWQVDDCPESCCEPPCCAPTCCAPSSCLTLLCTPASCVSSPCQSACTSSCQPSCCSSSPCQEDCCVSVCCKPVCCTPVCCKPVCCTPVCCKTSPSCCQQSSCQPSCCSSSPCQEDSCVSVCCKPVCCTPVCCETSPCSSSSCCQPPCCTPSSCQPVCCTPVCGKPVCCTPVCCTPVCSGASPCSAPSFCQPSPCSSSCCRPSSCVSLLCRPVCRPACCVPASSCCAPTSSCQPSCCRRASCVSLLCRPVCSRQACCIPASAQKSCC; this is encoded by the exons atggCCACGTCCACCCTGTCCGTCTGCTCCAGCGACCTGAGCTACGGCAGCCGCGTCTGCCTGCCCGGCTCCTGTGACTCCTGCCCCGACTCCCCCTGGCAGGTGGACGACTGCCCAGAGAGCTGCTGCGAGCCCCCCTGCTGCGCCCCCACCTGCTGcgcccccagctcctgcctgaccctcctctgcacccctgcGAGCTGTGTGTCCAGCCCCTGCCAATCAGCCTGCACCAGCTCCTGCCAGCCCTCCTGCtgcagctcctccccctgccaggaagactgctgtgtgtctgtctgctgcAAGCCTGTGTGCTGCACCCCCGTCTGCTGCAAGCCCGTCtgctgcacccctgtctgctgcaaGACCTCCCCCTCATGCTGCCAGCAGTCTAGCTGCCAGCCCTCCTGCtgcagctcctccccctgccaggaagacagctgtgtgtctgtctgctgcAAGCCCGTCTGCTGCACCCCTGTCTGTTGCGagacctccccctgctcatcctccTCATGCTGCCAGCCCCCCTGCTgcacccccagctcctgcc AGCCCGTCTGCTGCACCCCTGTCTGCGGCAAGCCCGTCtgctgcacccctgtctgctgcacccctgtctgctcaggggcctccccctgctctgccccctccttctgccagcccagcccctgctcctcgTCCTGCTGCAGACCCTCCTCCTGCGTGTCCCTGCTCTGCCGCCCCGTGTGCAGACCCGCCTGCTGCGTGCCCGCCTCCTCCTGCtgtgcccccacctcctcctgccagcccagctgctgccGCCGGGCCTCCTGCGTGTCCCTGCTCTGCCGCCCCGTGTGCTCCCGCCAGGCCTGCTGCATCCCCGCCTCGGCCCAGAAGTCCTGCTGCTGA